The sequence GCGATCGCCTTGACCCAGTCCACGCCTCCGGTCGTCGCATTCGGAAGCGCCTTCGCGACCTCTTCCCAGGTCTTCAGCTTCTCGACGGCGGGCGCCGCGGCTGGGGCTACTGGGGCAGGAGCCGCGGCCGTCCTGGGGCCGGCCAGCGCCAGATGGCAGCGTGGGCAGCCGGTTGGGACCGCGAAGGAAACCTTCCCATGGCAGCGGCCGCAATACTCCCCGGCGTAGATCTTCGCCATGGTGATCGGGGCAGCCCCCCGCTGCATCTGGAAGATGCCCGGATGACAGTTCGTGCAGGCGAGCCACCGGGTGTGGGCCTCATGGGGGAACGTCACCTTGAAGAGGGGCTGCCCTTCGGGCGTCAACTCCACGTCGAGGGGAAACACCGGCTGGTCCTGTGCCTCGGGTTCGAGCCCCGCCCGCGGCTCGATCGCCTTTTCCTCCAACGCGCGGACCCAGTCCACGCCTCCCGCCGCGTCCTTCGGGAGCTGCTGGAGGAGATCCCGCCACGTACGCAACGCGGCCGGGCGCACCGGCTCGGGTGGTGGAAGCGAGGCCTCGACAACGGCCGGCTGGGATCCGGGCTTGGGGGGCGGCACCCGGCGAGGGCTCCGGACCACCGGCTTGACGCGGAGTTCCTCTCCAGGCTTCGGCACCCCTTCGAAGAGCGTCGAGAGGACACGGTGCCGGGCCTCTGGGCTGCAGCCGTGGGCAGCCACCGCTCCCAACAGACCTACCATGGAGAGGAGCAGCGCGACCCGTCCCCGCATGGCACCTATCGGGCGCCCTGGAACGTCCTGCGGATGAAAAGGATCACCCGCCGAACGTCTTCGCCGTTCAGAATGCCTCCCCACGGGGCCA is a genomic window of Candidatus Rokuibacteriota bacterium containing:
- a CDS encoding cytochrome c3 family protein, coding for MRGRVALLLSMVGLLGAVAAHGCSPEARHRVLSTLFEGVPKPGEELRVKPVVRSPRRVPPPKPGSQPAVVEASLPPPEPVRPAALRTWRDLLQQLPKDAAGGVDWVRALEEKAIEPRAGLEPEAQDQPVFPLDVELTPEGQPLFKVTFPHEAHTRWLACTNCHPGIFQMQRGAAPITMAKIYAGEYCGRCHGKVSFAVPTGCPRCHLALAGPRTAAAPAPVAPAAAPAVEKLKTWEEVAKALPNATTGGVDWVKAIADGLVAPRSALDPKAPGLPPLALDVERIPEGQPVFRVVFPHSVHTEWLACANCHPGIFQMKRGATPINMGAIFAGQYCGVCHGTVAFAVPTGCPRCHPALAGAR